TCAGCGGGAGCTGGACAGCCTGAAGGCCGAGGGCCTGCATCGAAGGCTCAGACAGGTTGATGGTCCACAAGGCCCACGGATTTCCGTGGACGGCACAGAGGCGATTCACTTCGCCGGAAGCGACTATCTCGGCTTGGCCTGCCATCCGCGACTGAAGCAGGCCGCCTGTCAGGCTACTATGCGGTATGGCTGCGGCGTCGCCTCAGCCCGTCTGATATCGGGTAACCACGATCTCTACCCTCAATTGGAGGAACGGCTTGCCTGCTTCAAGCAGGCTGAGGCGGCCCTCCTGTTCAGCACCGGGTACCAGGCCAACCTGGGCGTGCTCTCCGCCCTGGTAGGCTCACAGGACGTGGTGTTCAGCGATGCGCTGAACCATGCCAGCATCGTTGATGGCTGCCGACTGTCGCGAGCCCAAGTCCGGATCGTCCCGCATAACGACCTCGCCGCCCTGGAGCGTCTGTTGGAACGAGAGCGCTCCGCCCGGCGACGCCTCGTCGTCGTCGACAGCCTTTACAGCATGGATGGGGACGTGGCGCCCCTGGCGCAGATCGTCGAACTGGCGGAGCGCTATGACTGCGTGACGATGGTAGACGATTCCCATGGCACCGGCGTACTGGGTAAGACCGGGCGAGGCGCCGCCGAGGCCGCGGGCGTACTCGGCCGGATCGATATTGAGACCGGAAGCCTTGCCAAAGCGCTCGGCGGATTTGGCGGGTATGTCGTCGCAAGCCGTACCGTCATCGAATACCTGATCAACCGGGCCAGACCCTTCATCTTTACGTGCGCGTTGCCGTCCGCGGTCGTGGCAACCGTGCTCGAGGCGCTTGCCGTCATGGAAGACGAGCCCGAGCGGCGACAGCGGCTGTGGGACAATACCCGATACATGAGGATTCGCCTGCGCGAGATCGGATTTGACGTCAACCCGAACGGGAC
The DNA window shown above is from Candidatus Methylomirabilis lanthanidiphila and carries:
- a CDS encoding 2-amino-3-ketobutyrate CoA ligase, which produces MISANETKMPVTHNAPLLRDTMARSLQRELDSLKAEGLHRRLRQVDGPQGPRISVDGTEAIHFAGSDYLGLACHPRLKQAACQATMRYGCGVASARLISGNHDLYPQLEERLACFKQAEAALLFSTGYQANLGVLSALVGSQDVVFSDALNHASIVDGCRLSRAQVRIVPHNDLAALERLLERERSARRRLVVVDSLYSMDGDVAPLAQIVELAERYDCVTMVDDSHGTGVLGKTGRGAAEAAGVLGRIDIETGSLAKALGGFGGYVVASRTVIEYLINRARPFIFTCALPSAVVATVLEALAVMEDEPERRQRLWDNTRYMRIRLREIGFDVNPNGTQIIPLVAGEPERAMRFCQELLSRGVFAQGIRYPSVPRGTERIRLTVTASHNRADLDIALTALAEAGRAVQLI